The following proteins are encoded in a genomic region of Natrarchaeobius halalkaliphilus:
- a CDS encoding universal stress protein: MYQDLLLATDGSDGAQRATDHAIALANRLDARVHVLSVAEEGPHSTEQRDRLRADPESEAIEAVEKADTAATTGGVETTTTVRSGVPQEQIVDVAEANEIDMIVIGAVGRGKLEQLVVGSVAQEVVRTASVPVVTVRDGS, from the coding sequence ATGTATCAGGATCTTTTGCTCGCGACGGACGGCAGCGACGGTGCCCAGCGTGCGACTGACCACGCTATTGCGCTCGCGAACCGCCTCGATGCGAGAGTTCACGTCCTCTCGGTCGCTGAAGAGGGTCCCCACAGTACGGAACAGCGTGACCGCCTTCGAGCAGATCCCGAGTCAGAGGCCATCGAAGCGGTGGAGAAAGCCGACACCGCGGCAACCACCGGCGGAGTCGAAACGACGACGACGGTTCGGTCCGGCGTCCCCCAGGAGCAGATCGTCGATGTCGCGGAGGCAAACGAGATCGACATGATCGTCATCGGGGCCGTCGGTCGGGGTAAGCTCGAGCAACTGGTCGTCGGCAGCGTCGCACAGGAGGTGGTCCGAACCGCGTCGGTTCCGGTGGTTACCGTTCGAGACGGCTCGTAG